Proteins found in one Serratia plymuthica genomic segment:
- a CDS encoding S-(hydroxymethyl)glutathione dehydrogenase/class III alcohol dehydrogenase: MEMIKTRAAVAWGPNQPLKIEEVDLMPPQKGEVLVRIVATGVCHTDAYTLSGADPEGVFPAILGHEGGGVVEAVGEGVTSVAVGDHVIPLYTPECGECKFCKSGKTNLCQAIRATQGKGLMPDGTTRFYKDGQPIFHYMGTSTFSEYTVVPEISLAKISKEAPLEEVCLLGCGVTTGMGAVINTAKVQKGDTVAIFGLGGIGLSAIIGAQMAGAGRIIGIDINTSKFDLARKLGATDLINPKDYDKPIQDVIVELTDGGVDFSFECIGNVNVMRSALECCHKGWGESVIIGVAGAGQEISTRPFQLVTGRVWRGSAFGGVKGRSQLPGIVQRYLDGEFALNDFITHTMGLDQINEAFDLMHEGKSIRSVIHFDKK, from the coding sequence ATGGAAATGATCAAAACCCGCGCCGCCGTTGCCTGGGGCCCGAACCAACCGCTGAAAATCGAAGAAGTCGACCTGATGCCACCGCAAAAAGGCGAAGTGCTGGTGCGGATCGTCGCCACCGGCGTATGCCACACCGACGCTTATACCCTGTCAGGGGCCGATCCGGAAGGCGTGTTCCCGGCGATCCTCGGCCATGAAGGCGGCGGCGTGGTGGAAGCGGTGGGCGAAGGCGTCACCAGCGTGGCGGTCGGCGATCACGTGATCCCGCTTTACACCCCGGAATGCGGCGAGTGCAAATTCTGTAAATCCGGCAAAACCAACCTGTGTCAGGCGATCCGCGCCACCCAGGGCAAAGGCCTGATGCCGGACGGCACCACCCGCTTCTACAAAGACGGACAGCCTATCTTCCACTACATGGGCACCTCGACCTTCTCCGAATACACCGTGGTACCGGAAATCTCGCTGGCGAAAATCAGTAAAGAAGCGCCGCTGGAAGAAGTCTGCCTGCTGGGTTGTGGCGTCACCACCGGCATGGGCGCGGTAATCAACACCGCCAAAGTGCAAAAAGGCGATACCGTGGCCATCTTCGGCCTCGGCGGCATTGGTCTGTCGGCGATTATCGGCGCGCAGATGGCCGGCGCAGGCCGCATCATCGGCATCGATATCAACACCAGCAAGTTCGATCTGGCGCGCAAACTGGGCGCTACCGATCTGATCAACCCGAAAGACTACGATAAACCTATTCAGGACGTGATCGTTGAGCTGACCGACGGCGGCGTCGATTTCTCCTTCGAGTGCATTGGCAACGTCAACGTGATGCGCTCCGCGCTGGAATGTTGTCATAAAGGCTGGGGCGAATCGGTGATTATCGGCGTAGCCGGTGCCGGCCAAGAGATCTCTACCCGTCCGTTCCAGTTGGTCACCGGCCGCGTCTGGCGCGGTTCCGCCTTTGGTGGCGTCAAGGGCCGTTCGCAGCTGCCGGGCATCGTCCAGCGTTATCTGGACGGCGAGTTCGCGCTGAATGACTTTATCACCCACACTATGGGGCTCGATCAGATTAATGAAGCGTTCGATTTGATGCACGAAGGCAAATCAATCCGCTCGGTTATTCACTTCGACAAAAAATAA
- the folE gene encoding GTP cyclohydrolase I FolE yields the protein MTSLNKEAALVHAALEERGLETPLRGEVLDRETRKRRIKEHMTEIMQLLNLDLSDDSLAETPHRIAKMYVDEIFSGLDYANFPKITVIENKMKVDEMVTVRDITLTSTCEHHFVTIDGKATVAYIPKDVVIGLSKINRIVQFFSQRPQVQERLTQQILVALQTLLGTNNVAVSIDAVHYCVKARGIRDATSATTTTSLGGLFKSSQNTRQEFLRAVRHHQG from the coding sequence ATGACATCATTAAATAAAGAAGCTGCCCTGGTTCATGCAGCGCTCGAAGAGCGTGGTCTGGAAACCCCATTGCGCGGTGAAGTGCTGGATCGCGAAACGCGCAAACGTCGTATTAAAGAGCACATGACGGAAATCATGCAGCTGCTTAATCTCGACCTGTCCGACGACAGCCTGGCGGAAACCCCGCACCGCATTGCCAAGATGTATGTCGATGAGATTTTCTCCGGCCTGGACTACGCCAACTTCCCAAAAATCACCGTCATCGAAAACAAGATGAAGGTAGATGAAATGGTGACGGTGCGCGATATCACACTGACCAGCACCTGCGAGCATCACTTCGTGACCATCGACGGCAAAGCGACCGTGGCCTACATCCCGAAAGATGTGGTCATTGGTTTGTCGAAAATCAACCGTATCGTGCAGTTTTTCTCCCAGCGCCCTCAGGTGCAGGAGCGTTTGACTCAGCAGATCCTGGTGGCATTGCAAACCTTGCTCGGCACCAATAACGTGGCGGTATCGATTGATGCGGTCCATTATTGTGTTAAGGCACGCGGCATCCGTGATGCGACCAGCGCCACCACCACCACTTCTCTGGGGGGGCTGTTCAAGTCCAGTCAGAACACGCGCCAGGAGTTTTTGCGCGCGGTGCGCCATCACCAGGGGTGA
- the gsiD gene encoding glutathione ABC transporter permease GsiD, producing MIKHWRRNAALKAMPTIDPNAVRTPWHEFWRRFRRQHVALVAGGFVLLLVAAALLAPYLVPFDAENYFDYDRLNEGPSLVHWLGVDSLGRDIFSRILMGTRISLAAGVFSVLAGGLIGTLLGLLAGYYEGWWDRITMRICDVLFAFPGILLAIGVVAIMGSGMANVIIAVAIFSIPAFARLVRGNTLVLKHLTYIESARSIGASDWTIIMRHILPGTLSSIVVYFTMRIGTSIITAASLSFLGLGAQPPTPEWGAMLNEARADMVIAPHVAIFPSLAIFLTVLAFNLLGDGLRDALDPKLKG from the coding sequence ATGATTAAGCATTGGCGGCGTAACGCTGCATTGAAGGCGATGCCGACGATCGACCCTAACGCGGTGCGCACGCCGTGGCATGAGTTTTGGCGGCGTTTCCGCCGACAGCATGTGGCGCTGGTCGCGGGGGGATTTGTGTTGCTGTTGGTGGCTGCAGCGCTGTTGGCGCCGTATCTGGTTCCCTTTGATGCGGAAAACTATTTCGATTATGACCGCCTGAACGAAGGCCCTTCGCTGGTGCATTGGCTGGGCGTGGATTCGCTGGGGCGGGATATTTTTAGCCGCATCCTGATGGGCACGCGCATTTCGCTGGCCGCCGGCGTGTTTTCGGTACTGGCCGGTGGGTTGATTGGCACGTTGCTGGGGCTGTTGGCGGGCTATTATGAAGGCTGGTGGGATCGTATCACCATGCGCATTTGCGACGTGCTGTTCGCGTTCCCCGGCATCCTGCTGGCGATTGGCGTGGTGGCGATCATGGGCAGCGGCATGGCCAATGTGATTATCGCGGTGGCCATTTTCAGTATTCCGGCGTTTGCCCGGTTGGTGCGGGGCAATACCCTGGTGCTGAAGCACCTGACCTATATCGAGTCGGCGCGCAGCATTGGCGCTTCGGACTGGACCATTATCATGCGGCACATTCTGCCGGGAACCCTTTCGTCGATCGTGGTGTATTTCACCATGCGTATCGGCACCTCGATCATCACCGCCGCCAGCCTGTCGTTCCTCGGCCTGGGCGCGCAACCGCCGACGCCGGAGTGGGGCGCGATGCTCAACGAGGCGCGTGCCGATATGGTGATTGCGCCGCACGTGGCGATTTTCCCCAGTTTGGCGATTTTCCTCACCGTGCTGGCGTTTAATTTGTTGGGCGACGGGCTGCGCGATGCGCTGGATCCGAAACTGAAGGGGTGA
- the fghA gene encoding S-formylglutathione hydrolase → MNSSLELLEEHRMFGGWQQRYRHAAQSLNCNMTFSIYLPPPRDDNPPPVLYWLSGLTCNDENFTLKAGAQRIAAELGLVLVMADTSPRGDDVPNDEGYDLGQGAGFYLNATQAPWDKHFRMYDYLSDELPALINQHFSVSDRQSIFGHSMGGHGALMLAFRNPQRFRSVSAFAPIVNPCQVPWGRKAFTAYLGSDESQWLQYDSCHLLANGAEKMPVLVDQGDGDQFLADQLQPAKLAELARQRDWPLTLRIQPGYDHSYFTIATFIEDHLRFHAEHLFRG, encoded by the coding sequence ATGAACTCGTCATTAGAACTTCTCGAAGAGCACCGCATGTTCGGTGGCTGGCAACAGCGTTACCGCCATGCAGCGCAGAGCCTGAATTGCAACATGACTTTCAGCATCTATCTGCCGCCGCCGCGCGATGATAACCCGCCGCCGGTGCTGTACTGGCTGTCGGGGCTGACCTGCAATGATGAAAACTTCACGTTGAAGGCCGGTGCGCAACGCATCGCCGCCGAGCTGGGCCTGGTGCTGGTGATGGCCGATACCAGCCCGCGCGGCGACGATGTGCCGAATGATGAAGGGTACGATCTGGGCCAGGGCGCCGGGTTCTATTTGAACGCCACGCAGGCGCCGTGGGACAAGCATTTCCGCATGTACGATTACCTCAGCGATGAGCTGCCGGCGTTGATCAATCAGCATTTCAGCGTCAGCGATCGCCAGTCGATCTTTGGCCACTCAATGGGCGGCCATGGCGCGCTGATGCTGGCGTTTCGTAATCCGCAGCGCTTTCGTTCCGTGTCGGCGTTCGCGCCGATCGTCAATCCTTGTCAGGTGCCCTGGGGGCGTAAAGCCTTCACCGCCTATCTGGGGAGCGACGAAAGCCAGTGGCTGCAATATGACAGTTGCCATCTGCTGGCCAACGGCGCGGAAAAAATGCCGGTGCTGGTGGATCAGGGCGACGGCGATCAGTTCCTGGCGGATCAACTGCAACCGGCGAAGCTGGCCGAGCTGGCACGCCAGCGCGACTGGCCGCTGACGCTGCGGATTCAACCAGGCTACGATCACAGCTACTTCACCATCGCCACCTTTATCGAAGACCACCTGCGCTTCCACGCCGAACACCTGTTCCGTGGATAA
- the galS gene encoding HTH-type transcriptional regulator GalS, with the protein MASVHPITIRDVAKRAGVSVATVSRVLNNSALTSKQTREGVLQAVAELGYRPNANAQALATQSSDTLGVVVMDVSDPFFGALVKAVDTVAQKNHKYLLIGNSYHQAEKERHAIEVLIRQRCNALIVHAKALCDAELIAFLEQVPGMVLINRIIAGYEHRCVGLDNVSGAEMAMRLLLSQGHQRIGYLGSNHPIEDGPLRQQGYEQAMSAAGLATPDNWRAYGSPDLQGGEAAMVELLGRNLHLSAVFAYNDAMAAGAMAVLKENGITVPQNFSIVGFDDIPIARYTSPKLTTVRYPIVTMATLATELALRGAAGGLEPQARHLFMPTLVRRHSDAPWQSEAAVTL; encoded by the coding sequence ATGGCCTCTGTTCACCCCATCACCATTCGCGACGTGGCGAAACGCGCGGGCGTGTCCGTAGCGACCGTCTCCCGCGTGCTGAACAACAGCGCCCTGACCAGCAAACAGACGCGTGAAGGGGTGCTGCAGGCGGTCGCGGAACTGGGCTACCGGCCCAATGCCAACGCGCAGGCGTTGGCCACCCAAAGCAGCGATACCCTCGGCGTGGTGGTGATGGACGTTTCCGATCCCTTCTTTGGCGCGTTGGTGAAAGCGGTAGACACTGTGGCGCAGAAAAACCACAAATACCTGCTGATTGGCAACAGCTACCACCAGGCGGAAAAAGAGCGTCATGCCATCGAAGTATTGATTCGTCAGCGATGCAATGCCTTGATTGTTCATGCAAAAGCCTTGTGTGACGCCGAGTTGATCGCCTTTCTCGAACAGGTGCCGGGCATGGTGCTGATTAACCGAATCATCGCCGGCTATGAACACCGCTGCGTTGGCCTGGATAACGTCAGCGGCGCAGAGATGGCGATGCGCCTGCTGTTGTCGCAGGGCCACCAGCGTATTGGTTACCTGGGCTCCAATCACCCGATCGAAGACGGACCGCTGCGTCAGCAGGGCTATGAGCAGGCGATGAGCGCCGCGGGGCTGGCTACGCCGGACAACTGGCGCGCTTACGGTTCACCGGATCTGCAGGGCGGGGAGGCCGCCATGGTCGAGCTGCTTGGGCGCAACCTGCACCTGAGCGCGGTGTTCGCCTATAACGATGCTATGGCCGCCGGCGCCATGGCGGTGCTGAAAGAAAACGGTATCACAGTGCCGCAAAATTTCTCGATAGTGGGGTTCGATGATATCCCCATTGCACGCTATACCAGCCCTAAACTGACCACGGTACGCTATCCTATTGTTACCATGGCGACTCTCGCCACCGAATTGGCCCTGCGTGGCGCGGCTGGCGGGCTGGAGCCACAGGCGCGCCACCTGTTTATGCCTACTCTGGTACGTCGCCATTCCGATGCGCCCTGGCAAAGTGAGGCGGCGGTCACTCTCTGA
- a CDS encoding YbfB/YjiJ family MFS transporter, producing MALRIALSGFIALIVAMGIGRFAFTPQVPLMIAEHQFTLTGAGLVAAINYLGYLCGAYDAMRASRHVERRLWLGVWGAVALTLLSAVVQGEWWHGAVRFAIGWASGWSMVLVAAWTNERLAHYGRPALSAAVFAGPGAGIFISGMMAVGIHSLALTASQAWMVYGVLALVLIGAISINLPRAGELHRPNVAAEPLQLTPALKRLVWSYSLAGFGYILPATFLSQMAAARFPDSLFAQFVWPIFGGAAVLGIVLGILTRHRLTTQSRLAITLWVQALGVLCAEVVPGVAGLALGALLTGGGFLSVVQLSIQHGRELAPNHARYMAGLLTTGYALGQLVGPTLSALSTALTHRLEPALYVAVVGLIVAGLLVVNTPARELARKPTLP from the coding sequence ATGGCCTTAAGAATTGCCCTGAGCGGTTTTATTGCGTTGATCGTCGCCATGGGGATTGGGCGCTTCGCCTTTACCCCGCAGGTGCCGCTGATGATTGCCGAGCACCAGTTTACCCTGACCGGGGCCGGGCTGGTGGCAGCGATCAACTACCTGGGGTATCTGTGCGGCGCTTACGACGCCATGCGCGCCAGCCGCCACGTTGAGCGCCGGCTGTGGCTGGGCGTGTGGGGTGCCGTGGCCTTGACGCTGCTTTCCGCCGTGGTGCAGGGCGAGTGGTGGCATGGTGCGGTGCGATTTGCCATCGGTTGGGCCAGCGGCTGGTCGATGGTATTGGTGGCGGCCTGGACCAACGAGCGACTGGCGCACTATGGCCGGCCGGCGCTGAGCGCGGCGGTATTCGCCGGCCCGGGGGCCGGAATTTTTATCAGCGGCATGATGGCGGTGGGCATTCATAGCCTGGCGCTGACGGCGTCGCAGGCCTGGATGGTGTATGGCGTATTGGCGCTGGTACTGATTGGCGCCATCAGCATTAACCTGCCGCGTGCCGGTGAGCTGCATCGCCCCAACGTGGCGGCGGAGCCGTTGCAACTGACCCCGGCGTTGAAACGCCTGGTCTGGAGCTACAGCCTGGCGGGCTTTGGCTATATTCTGCCGGCGACCTTTTTATCGCAAATGGCGGCGGCGCGTTTTCCCGATAGCCTGTTCGCTCAATTCGTTTGGCCGATCTTCGGCGGCGCGGCGGTATTGGGGATCGTTCTCGGCATTCTGACCCGCCATCGGCTGACCACTCAGTCCCGACTGGCTATTACCCTGTGGGTGCAGGCGCTGGGCGTACTGTGCGCGGAAGTGGTACCGGGTGTGGCCGGGTTGGCGCTGGGGGCGTTACTTACCGGCGGCGGTTTCCTCAGTGTGGTGCAGCTTTCCATTCAGCATGGCCGGGAGTTGGCGCCCAACCATGCGCGTTATATGGCGGGATTGTTGACCACCGGCTATGCGTTGGGGCAACTGGTTGGCCCCACTCTGTCGGCGCTGTCGACGGCATTGACCCACAGGCTGGAACCGGCGCTGTATGTGGCGGTTGTGGGTCTGATCGTGGCCGGTCTGCTGGTGGTGAATACGCCGGCACGCGAATTGGCGCGAAAACCGACGCTGCCGTGA
- the ptrR gene encoding putrescine utilization regulator PtrR: protein MDLTQLRMFCSVAETGSVARAAEQLHRVPSNLTTRLRQLEQELGTDLFIREKQRLRLSPMGHNFLCYANRILALSEEAMSITHAGEPAGNFAIGSMESTAATRLPNLLAAYHQRFSQVSLSLTTGTSGEITERVRAGTLAAALVDGPVQYDELNGCIAFPEHMVVISCLDHLPIHNAKDAKGETLFAFRASCSYRLRLESWFKREGVLPGQVMEIQSYHAMLACVASGAGLAMIPHSVLSLLPGHERVKVHALPDDIAQTATWLLWRRDAFGPNVRALKELIIEQAETAAVDKTNLVSSDAIDIA from the coding sequence ATGGATCTTACCCAGCTTCGCATGTTCTGCAGCGTCGCCGAAACCGGCTCCGTAGCCCGTGCCGCCGAACAGTTGCACCGCGTGCCGTCGAACCTGACCACGCGCCTGCGTCAGCTCGAGCAGGAACTGGGTACCGATCTTTTCATCCGCGAAAAGCAACGCCTGCGCCTTTCGCCGATGGGTCACAACTTTCTCTGCTACGCCAACCGCATTCTGGCGCTCAGCGAAGAGGCCATGAGCATCACGCATGCCGGTGAGCCGGCGGGTAACTTCGCCATCGGCTCGATGGAAAGCACGGCCGCCACTCGCCTGCCCAATCTGCTGGCGGCCTATCACCAGCGCTTTTCGCAGGTGTCGCTGTCGTTGACCACCGGTACCTCGGGCGAAATCACCGAACGGGTGCGCGCCGGTACGCTGGCGGCGGCGCTGGTCGATGGGCCGGTCCAGTATGACGAACTCAATGGCTGTATCGCCTTCCCCGAACACATGGTGGTGATCTCCTGCCTCGACCACCTGCCGATTCATAACGCTAAAGACGCCAAAGGCGAAACGCTGTTTGCCTTCCGGGCAAGTTGTTCTTACCGCCTGCGGCTGGAGTCCTGGTTCAAGCGCGAAGGCGTGTTGCCGGGCCAGGTTATGGAAATCCAGTCCTACCACGCGATGCTGGCCTGCGTTGCCAGCGGCGCCGGGTTGGCGATGATCCCGCATTCGGTGCTCAGCCTGTTGCCAGGCCATGAACGGGTGAAAGTGCATGCCTTACCGGATGATATCGCTCAAACCGCCACCTGGTTGCTGTGGCGGCGCGATGCGTTCGGCCCGAACGTGCGTGCGCTGAAAGAACTGATTATTGAACAGGCGGAAACCGCCGCTGTTGACAAAACAAACCTCGTTTCATCAGACGCTATCGATATAGCCTGA
- the mglA gene encoding galactose/methyl galactoside ABC transporter ATP-binding protein MglA: MADSPREFLLEMTDISKSFPGVKALDNVNLRVRPHSIHALMGENGAGKSTLLKCLFGIYKKDAGSIVFQGREIDFKSSKEALEHGVSMVHQELNLVLQRTVMDNMWLGRYPTKGMFVDQDKMLKDTQAIFDELDIDINPRDKVGTLSVSQMQMIEIAKAFSYDAKIVIMDEPTSSLTEKEVNHLFTIIRKLKERGCGIVYISHKMEEIFQLCDEITILRDGQWIATQPLEGLDMDKIISMMVGRSLSQRFPDRQNTPGEVILEVKNLTSLRQPSIRDVSFDLHKGEILGIAGLVGAKRTDIVETLFGIREKVAGTIKLHGKAINNHSANEAINHGFALVTEERRSTGIYAYLDVGFNSLISNIRNYKNKIGLLDNARMKSDTQWVIDAMRVKTPGHHTHIGSLSGGNQQKVIIGRWLLTQPEILMLDEPTRGIDVGAKFEIYQLMTELAKKGKGIIIVSSEMPELLGITDRILVMSNGQVAGIVNTKQTSQNEILRLASLHL; the protein is encoded by the coding sequence ATGGCCGACAGCCCACGCGAATTCCTCCTGGAAATGACCGATATCAGCAAGTCATTCCCCGGCGTCAAGGCATTGGATAATGTTAACCTGCGCGTTCGTCCGCACTCCATTCATGCGTTAATGGGGGAGAACGGCGCCGGGAAATCAACATTATTAAAATGCCTGTTTGGCATTTATAAAAAAGATGCCGGCAGTATTGTTTTTCAGGGCCGGGAAATTGATTTCAAAAGCTCAAAAGAGGCGCTGGAACACGGCGTTTCAATGGTGCATCAGGAGTTAAATCTGGTCCTGCAGCGCACCGTGATGGACAACATGTGGTTGGGGCGTTATCCGACCAAAGGCATGTTTGTCGATCAGGACAAGATGTTGAAGGACACCCAGGCGATATTCGACGAGCTGGATATTGATATCAACCCGCGGGATAAAGTGGGCACGCTGTCGGTATCGCAAATGCAGATGATCGAAATCGCCAAGGCGTTTTCCTATGACGCCAAGATTGTCATTATGGATGAGCCGACCTCGTCACTGACGGAAAAAGAGGTGAACCATCTGTTCACCATTATCCGTAAGCTGAAAGAGCGCGGCTGCGGCATTGTCTATATCTCGCATAAAATGGAAGAAATTTTCCAACTGTGCGATGAAATCACCATCCTGCGCGACGGCCAGTGGATCGCCACCCAGCCGCTGGAAGGGCTGGATATGGACAAGATCATCTCGATGATGGTGGGCCGTTCGCTCAGTCAGCGTTTCCCCGACAGACAGAATACGCCGGGAGAGGTGATTCTGGAGGTGAAGAACCTGACGTCATTGCGCCAGCCTTCGATTCGCGATGTTTCTTTCGATCTGCACAAAGGTGAAATTCTTGGCATTGCCGGGTTGGTGGGCGCCAAGCGCACGGACATTGTGGAAACCCTGTTCGGTATCCGTGAAAAGGTGGCGGGCACCATCAAGCTGCACGGCAAGGCCATCAACAATCACAGCGCCAATGAAGCGATAAACCACGGTTTTGCACTGGTAACGGAAGAGCGCCGCTCTACCGGGATTTACGCCTATCTGGATGTGGGCTTCAACTCGCTGATATCCAATATCCGCAACTATAAAAATAAAATCGGTCTGCTGGATAACGCCCGAATGAAGAGCGACACCCAATGGGTGATCGACGCCATGCGGGTCAAAACGCCGGGCCACCATACCCATATCGGCTCGCTGTCCGGCGGCAACCAGCAGAAGGTGATTATCGGCCGCTGGCTGTTAACCCAACCGGAAATATTAATGCTGGATGAACCGACGCGCGGCATTGACGTCGGCGCCAAATTCGAAATTTATCAGCTGATGACCGAATTGGCGAAGAAGGGCAAGGGGATCATTATTGTCTCGTCCGAAATGCCGGAGCTTTTGGGAATTACCGACAGAATACTGGTGATGAGTAATGGTCAGGTTGCGGGCATCGTTAACACCAAACAGACCTCGCAAAATGAAATTTTACGCCTCGCATCCCTGCACCTTTAA
- the yeiB gene encoding DUF418 domain-containing protein YeiB: MNTSSTAPLPRIATLDCVRGIAILGILLLNISAFGLPKAAYLNPAYLGLPTSRDAWTWALLDIFAQAKFLAMFALLFGAGLQMLLRRGKGWIRARLSWLVLFGLGHAIFLWDGDILLAYGLIGLVCWRMIRDAKDTYQLLKTGVVLYLIGVGVLLLLGFVSHGEPGGFWQPGVAELQYEKFWKLQGGMEAWRSRVDLLSSSLLAIGAQYGWELAGLMLFGAGLMRSGWLRGTYSPGYYRRQAAWLIPLSLLIQLPAVALQWHLHWDYRWSGFLLQVPRELGAPLQAMGYLALCYGFWPTLSRLRIAHWLTQVGRMALSNYLLQTLVCTTLFYRFGLYQQFDRLQLLAFVPLVWLANLLFSNLWLSYFPQGPVEWLWRKLTHLAAGQAKPKALN, encoded by the coding sequence ATGAACACTAGCTCCACGGCCCCCTTGCCACGCATCGCCACGCTGGACTGCGTGCGAGGTATCGCCATTCTCGGCATTCTTCTGCTGAATATCAGCGCCTTTGGCCTGCCAAAGGCGGCCTACCTAAACCCTGCCTATCTGGGGCTGCCGACCTCTCGCGATGCCTGGACCTGGGCGCTGCTGGATATTTTCGCGCAGGCCAAGTTTTTGGCGATGTTCGCCCTGCTATTCGGCGCAGGCCTGCAGATGCTGCTGCGCCGCGGCAAAGGCTGGATACGTGCCCGATTGTCGTGGTTGGTGCTGTTCGGCCTGGGGCATGCCATTTTTCTCTGGGACGGTGACATCCTGTTGGCTTACGGGTTGATCGGCCTGGTGTGCTGGCGGATGATCCGCGATGCGAAGGACACTTACCAACTGCTGAAAACCGGCGTGGTGCTGTACCTGATTGGCGTTGGGGTGTTGTTGCTGCTGGGGTTCGTTTCGCACGGTGAGCCGGGCGGTTTCTGGCAACCAGGCGTAGCTGAGTTGCAGTATGAGAAGTTCTGGAAATTGCAGGGGGGCATGGAGGCATGGCGCAGCCGTGTTGATCTGCTGTCTTCCAGCCTGCTGGCGATTGGCGCTCAATACGGCTGGGAGTTGGCGGGGTTGATGCTGTTCGGTGCGGGACTGATGCGCAGCGGCTGGCTGCGCGGTACTTATTCGCCGGGCTACTATCGCCGGCAGGCGGCCTGGCTGATACCGCTTTCATTGCTGATCCAACTGCCGGCGGTAGCCTTGCAGTGGCATCTGCACTGGGACTACCGCTGGAGCGGTTTTTTATTGCAGGTGCCGCGTGAACTGGGCGCACCCTTGCAGGCGATGGGCTATCTGGCGCTGTGTTACGGTTTCTGGCCGACGCTGTCGCGCCTGCGTATCGCCCATTGGCTGACGCAGGTCGGGCGTATGGCGCTGAGCAATTACCTGCTGCAAACGCTGGTCTGCACCACGCTGTTCTATCGCTTTGGCCTGTATCAGCAGTTTGATCGCCTGCAACTGTTGGCGTTTGTGCCGCTGGTCTGGCTGGCTAACCTGTTGTTTTCCAACCTGTGGTTGAGTTATTTTCCGCAGGGGCCGGTAGAGTGGCTGTGGCGAAAATTGACCCACCTGGCCGCCGGTCAGGCAAAACCCAAGGCGCTGAACTGA
- the mglB gene encoding galactose/glucose ABC transporter substrate-binding protein MglB, with product MNKKVFTLAATAAAMMFGAAAHADTRIGVTIYKYDDNFMSVVRKAIEKDAKASPDITLLMNDSQNDQSKQNDQIDVLIAKGVKALAINLVDPAAAPVVIDKARANDIPVVFYNKEPSRKALDSYDKAFYVGTDSKESGVIQGQLIAKHWKANPNWDLNKDGQIQYVLLKGEPGHPDAEARTTYVVKTLNEGGLKTQQLQMDTAMWDTAQAKDKMDAWLSGPNANKIEVVIANNDAMAMGAVEALKAHNKSSIPVFGVDALPEALAMVKSGAMAGTVLNDADNQAKATFELAKNLAAGKPAADGTQYKIENKVVRIPYVGVDKDNLSQFVK from the coding sequence ATGAATAAGAAGGTTTTCACCCTGGCCGCGACGGCCGCAGCCATGATGTTTGGTGCCGCAGCTCATGCAGATACCCGTATTGGCGTCACCATTTATAAATACGACGACAACTTCATGTCGGTAGTGCGCAAGGCGATCGAGAAAGACGCCAAGGCCTCTCCGGATATCACTCTGCTGATGAATGACTCGCAGAACGATCAGTCCAAGCAAAACGACCAGATCGACGTACTGATCGCCAAGGGCGTGAAAGCGCTGGCGATCAACCTGGTTGACCCGGCCGCGGCCCCGGTGGTTATCGATAAGGCGCGCGCAAACGATATCCCTGTCGTGTTTTATAACAAAGAACCTTCCCGCAAAGCGCTGGACAGCTATGACAAAGCGTTTTATGTCGGGACCGACTCCAAGGAGTCCGGCGTGATCCAGGGCCAGCTGATCGCCAAGCACTGGAAAGCCAACCCGAACTGGGATCTGAACAAAGACGGCCAGATTCAGTATGTGTTGCTGAAAGGCGAACCGGGCCACCCGGATGCCGAAGCGCGCACCACCTATGTGGTGAAAACGTTGAACGAAGGCGGCCTTAAAACGCAGCAACTGCAGATGGACACCGCCATGTGGGATACCGCTCAGGCGAAAGACAAAATGGACGCCTGGTTGTCCGGCCCGAACGCCAACAAAATTGAAGTGGTTATCGCCAACAACGATGCCATGGCGATGGGCGCGGTAGAAGCGCTGAAGGCACACAACAAATCCAGCATTCCGGTATTCGGCGTGGATGCGTTGCCGGAAGCGCTGGCGATGGTCAAATCCGGCGCGATGGCGGGGACGGTGCTGAACGATGCCGACAACCAGGCTAAAGCCACCTTCGAATTGGCGAAAAACCTGGCTGCGGGCAAACCGGCCGCCGACGGCACCCAATATAAAATCGAAAATAAAGTGGTGCGCATTCCTTACGTTGGCGTAGATAAAGACAATCTGTCTCAGTTTGTTAAGTAA